Part of the Bifidobacterium crudilactis genome is shown below.
GGTGCCCGCAACTGTGCTCCCTGGGGTGACCATCGTCATATCTCCGCTGGTGTCCTTGATGCGAGACCAGGTGGATGCTTTGGACGATGCGGGCATCGCCGCCGCCTTCGTGAATTCGACGCAGAGCACCGAAGAGCAGCGCGCGGTGATTTCGCAAGCCGCCCAAGGCAGTCTGCGCCTGCTGTATGTGGCGCCCGAACGGCTTTCGGCCCCGTCGTTCCGCGGATTGTGCGAGCATCTGCAAATCTCCATGATTGCCGTCGACGAAGCGCACTGCGTCTCGCAATGGGGTCAGGATTTCAGACCGTCGTATCTGGATATCGGTGGATTCATCGAGGGATTCGTCAGACGCCCTATCGTCGCGGCATTCACTGCGACCGCCACCGAACAAGTGCGTGCGGACATCGTGCGTATGCTCAACTTGCATGACCCCGTGATGACGGTGACGGGCTTCGACCGGCCGAACCTTTTCCTCGATGTCATTCGTCTGAGCACCAAACAGAAGTCCGAGTGGATATCCCGCTATGTGCACGAGCATGCCGACGATTCCGGCATCGTCTATTGCGCCACTCGCAAGGAGACCGATGCGGTGGCTCAGGAGCTGCGTCGAGAAGGGGTGACGGCCGCCGCCTACCACGCCGGTTTGCAGCCCGAGGAACGGGCGCGTGCGCAACGCGCATTCGTGAACGACGAGGTGCAGGTGGTGGCGGCGACCAACGCTTTCGGTATGGGAATCGACAAATCGAATGTGCGTTTCGTCATCCATCACAACATGCCGGAAAGCATAGAAGCCTACTATCAGGAGGCTGGACGAGCGGGACGAGATGGTGAGCCTGCACGTTGCACGCTGCTGTGGAACGAGTCGGACATCGTGACTCGCAGACGGCTGCTGGATATGGGCAATGCCAATGACCGTCTCAGTGCGGAAGAAAGCGAATTCGTGCGCTCGCATCGGCGCAGACTGCTGGGCGCGATGATTGGCTATTGCCGGACGGCGGATTGTCTGCACGAATACATCCTGCGCTATTTTGGGCAGCAGAGTGGCGATGCCGCTGCTGATACCGCCATCAATGATTCCGCCGTCTCCGTGGGCGGTGTCGACGATACAGCGAATACCGGCAATACCGGTAATACCTCTGACGCTATGACGGCAAGTGGCAACCCATCACAGGTCGAGACGGCGGTAAACGATGCGCCGACAGGCTGCAGCAATTGCTCGAACTGTCTGGGAACGGTGAAATCCGTTGACGTGACGGATATCGCCAGGATGGTGAGCCGTTGCGTGCATGATGTCGGGCAGAACTTCGGCGCGGGAATGCTGGTCCGGGTTCTGCGCGGTTCGCAGTCGCAGGATGTCCTCAAGCGGGGGTTGGACCGTTGCCCGAGCTATGGCAAGCTTCGCGACACCAGCGAAGCCGTAATCCGCGATGTCATCAACCAGATGAGTGTCGACGACTATCTGCTCATCACCGAAGGGCGTCTGCCGCTGGTGAAGTTCGGCAATCTGGCGGTCCGTACCGTTGCTCCTGATTTCCGATATGCCATCACCAGTGTGATTCGCAAAGGTGATGTCCCAGCTTCGAGTGTTCTGGGAGCATCCGATGACGGGCATGGTCAAAGACGTACGAGAAGCGGTGCAGGTGCGTCTACGAACGGCGGTGGTCAGAACGTGACCCTGGACCCTGCCGATGAGGAGATGTTCCAGACTTTGCGTGAGCTGCGCACCAAGATTGCCCGTGAGATAGGCAAGCCGCCATACATCGTGTTCTCGGACAAAACACTGCGTGATATGGCGCAACGTAGGCCTCTCGACGAGGAATCCATGCTCGAAGTCAACGGCGTGGGCGAGCACAAGCTCGAACTCTACGGCCAGCGCTTCATCGAGGTCATCGCATCGACGAAGTAATGAATCGAGGCATCTGTGCAGAAGTGACAAGGCGATGCCATGTTGCTGGTTGGGTCGCTTATCTTCGCAGCCAGCAATAGTTCATTACGTGAGAACAACGTGTAATACACTTGGTATACACGTATTTGTACCTGCAACATTTGGAGGTGAGCTGGATGACCAACAGAACAATCAGTATCGAGGACTCACTCAATGCAGAGGCCACAGCGGTTCTGGATTCAATCGGGTTGAATCTGAGTATGTACGTCAAACTTGCCCTCAGGCAATTGGTGAATGAGGGCAAAGTCCCTTTCGAGCTTAAAGCGTCATCGCGCATTCCCACCGAACAGACATGGCGACGCATGATTGAAGTGGAGGCAAAGGAGTCGGGCTTGCTTTCTGATGATGCCGTAACCTTTGATGATCCGGTTGAGGCGGTGGCCGAGCTTCACAAGGCATCGCGTCAGGCCTGATCGATGAAATATCGCATCAGATTCGATTCCCAATTCACCAGAGAATACGCACAATTGAGACATGACCATGTTCAACTCGCTGATGAGTTAGATGAGCTCATCATTGAAGAACTGGCCGTTAACGGAACGGTTCCAGATGCGTACCGGCCACATATGCTTGCCAATCCTGGAGGCAATTACAACGGGCATTGGGAGTTTCATCTTTCCGAAGGCGCAATTGATGTGCTTGTACTGTATCTTCCTCATCACTCGAATCCGATTATTCGGTTGGTGCGTATTGCTTCGCATGATGAGCTGTTCCAAGGCAGAATCGCGTAATTCTGCAGCCCGGTAGGTGACGGCCGTCGGCCCCTGGGGCAAGGATGAGCGGTGTAAGCAATACGGGAGCTTGTGTGCAGGCTGAGAGGAAGTCAACAGACTTCGACCGTGAACTTGATGCGGGTAATGCCGCCGTAAGGACTGATTTCATGACAATACTCATTGCCATCACCACCGTGTAGCGGGCCAGTGGCATGCCGTGCGCTTGCCTCGGGATGCCACGGGATTCCTTATCGCACATGAATCCGCATCAGGATAAACCAATAATCACCGCGGGCGCCCGCAAGGGCTGAGATCGGGGCAACCCGAGCACCGTTAGAACCTGCCCGGGTAATTCCGGCGAGGGAAGGAACACCATGTCAGAGCTGTCATCCCAAACAGCACCGTCAACCGCCTCATCACAGGCATCTGCCGCATCCGCCAGGTCTGCCGCATCCGCGGCATCTGAGGCATCTGCAGAGTATGCGGACTCCAACGCCAAACAGCATCGCGTGGACGATGCCGCAAGGTCCAGCAAACAGCGTGACCAATCGCATATCCGTGTAACGCGCACCGTGCCATTTTCCAATGATTCCGGAAACTACCAGCTCGGTATTCCGAGCACCAGAATCTCGCTTGACGATACCGTAACACCCGCTTTCCTGCCGGGTGGTGCTTCGACCACCACACCAAATGCGCCATTCGAGGATTACAACACCGAAGGCCCCGAGCATGACGTGCTCAAGGGATTGCCGCCCATACGTGCGGAATGGGTCGCGGACCGTGGCGACACCGTGTCCTATGAGGGCCGCCATAGAGACCTCGAAGATGACGGGAAAGCCGCAGTGCGACGCGGTGAGGCCTCCAAGGAATGGCAGGGGGAGCGGCGCAATCCGCTGAAAGCCAGCGGACACCCCATAACGCAGATGTGGTACGCACGCCAGGGCATCACCACTCCGGAAATGCGGTTCGTCGCTGAACGCGAGCATTGCAACGTTGAGCTGGTGCGGTCGGAATTGGCCGCAGGGCGTGCGGTGATGCCGCTGAATATCAACCATCCTGAGGCCGAACCGATGATTATCGGCGAGAAGTTCCTGGTGAAGATTAACGCCAACATGGGCAATTCCGCGGTGACCTCGTCCATCGACGAAGAGGTCGAGAAGCTCACCTGGGCGTGCAAGTGGGGTGCCGACACGGTGATGGACCTGTCTACGGGCAACGACATCCACACCACGCGAGAATGGATTCTGCGCAACTCACCCGTACCGATCGGCACGGTGCCCATTTATCAGGCCCTCGAGAAGGTCGATGAGGATGCCACCAAACTGACCTGGGAACTGTTCAGGGACACGGTGATTGAGCAGTGCGAGCAGGGCGTGGACTACATGACCATCCACGCCGGGGTGCTGCTCCGGTATGTGCCGTTGACCGCCAACCGCGTGACCGGCATCGTGTCGCGCGGTGGTTCGATTATGGCTCAATGGTGTCTGGCACATCATCAGGAGAGCTTCATTTACACGCATTTCGAGGAGTTGTGCGAGATATTCAAACAGTACGACGTCTGCTTCTCGCTGGGGGATGGGCTGCGCCCGGGCAGTCTGGCGGATGCGAACGACCAGGCGCAATTCGCCGAACTCATGACACTGGCCGAACTGACGCAGAAGGCCTGGAACCATGACGTGCAGGTGATGATTGAAGGCCCCGGCCATATCCCATTCGACACTGTTCGCATGAACATCGAACTGGAGAAGGCTTTGTGCAAGGGGGCTCCCTTCTATACGCTCGGACCACTGACCACGGATTGCGCCCCCGGATACGACCACATCACATCAGCCATCGGGGCCACGGAAATCGCCCGATACGGCACTGCGATGCTCTGCTACGTCACACCCAAGGAGCATCTGGGACTGCCGAACAAGGATGATGTCAAAACCGGTGTGATTACCTATAAGATAGCCGCGCACGCAGCCGACATAGCGAAGCACCATCCAGGCGCACAGGACCGAGACCTGGCCATATCGAAGGCACGCTTCGAGTTCCGTTGGATGGACCAGTTCAACCTCTCCTATGACCCGGACACGGCCATCGCCTTCCATGACGACACCTTGCCTGCGGAACCGGCCAAGATGGCGCATTTCTGCTCGATGTGCGGTCCGAAATTCTGTTCGATGGCCATATCGCAGAACATTCGTAGCGAGTACGGCGATGCGGAACAGCAGGAGGAATTCATTCGCAAAGGCATGGAGGAGATGAGCCGCGAATTCCACCAGACGGGAGACCAACTCTATGTGCCGCAGCACTGAGTGATGTAACCAAGAACGATAGTCAGCCCATATCAGTTCCATGCATGAACTGGTGCCCGTGAGTTTCCTGCGTGGATGCGTGTTTCGTCTCAAAGGAATGCATTCGCTAGAAACTGTGCGTATCGGCATGCTGAGCCAGCAAATCGGCGTGCTTCACATGCTCGTACGCACAGTTGCACATCCGCTCGGTGGTGCCCTAAACGAAACTGTGCATGAAAGCACGCGGAGCACAGGAATTACTACGTCTCGCGTGCCATCATGCACAGTTCGAACACTTTCTTCGCGGCCATACCATTTAGCAGCGCGCGGATAGTCGGTGAATATTCTCGCGTGGGCTTAGCATAAAAGACAATGGCGGATGCATTTCGCACTCGTTGGAATGAATCATTGTAGGAAGGGAACGAATCATTATGGCGAAACCGATTGTAGAAAGTTTTGAGCTGGACCACACGAAGGTTAAGGCTCCGTATGTGCGTCTGATTGACGTGGAGCAGGGTCCTAGCGGCGACCGTATCTCCAATTTCGACCTGCGCCTGGTGCAGCCCAATGAGAACGCCATTCCTACGGGAGGTCTGCACACCATCGAGCATATGATTGCCGTCCTTCTGCGTGAGCGTATTCCAGGCTATATCGACTGCTCTCCGTTCGGATGCCGCACAGGATTCCACCTGCTGGCGTGGGGCGAGCATGACACTGCCGACATCGCCAAGGCATTGAAGGAAGCATTGGACTTCATCGCCAACGAGTCCACATGGGATGATGTGCCGGGAACCGAAATCACCAGCTGCGGCAACTATCGCGACCACAGCCTGTTCTCCGCCAAGCAGTGGAGCAAGGACATTCTCGCGGAGGGCATCAGCTCCGACCCATTCGAGCGCAAGGTCGTCTGAAGCGGTCTCGCCGTGAATATGCGGGAGGCCGCAAGTATCGTTCCGGATGAGCATTCCGGACGAACGTTCCTGACGAACGATGCGTGATGGAGCGCCCATGCGGACTGCTGGCTCCGCTGCGGCAGGGATGTTGCCCTCGAAAACTGACGAGGGCAACGCATGCAGACTGGCATGGGCATAATCACCACGGTTTGTGAAATTTCAGCCCCCAGCAACAGGTCCGTCGAGGAGGGGTCCCTAGGATGCCAATCCAGCGGCTATCGACGGTATCTCCAGTTTGTTTGCAGCACTTTGAGTGATATTGTTCGTGGGCACCTTTATGGTTGCACGGTTACAGAAGGCCTGATAGGTGTTGCGGATGCTTCTTCTATGGAAGATTCGCCCGAATGCGGTTGTGGGTTATCGGAAAGGTGAGCACGTGAGCGAATCGTCATCAGCAGATGTACCAGAGAATGCGGTATCGACGGAAACAGTGGAGCCGAATAATCTCACCGTTCCTGTTCTCCTGACGCCGTCATTGGCACGGCTTTCAGGGAAGGAATCGGCGGTCCCCGCGAACCAGGAAACCCTCGCCAACGGCACTCGGCATTTTCGTCAGGCGAATGATGATGATTTTGATGCAATTCAAGCGATTTTCGCGCGGGCACGCCGGCTGATGTCCGAGAACGGCAATCCGAGCCAGTGGGGGTCGGTGTATCCCTTGACCGAAACCGTCAAGGAAGATTTGCACGAGCATCGAACCATGCTGTTGGTCGACAATGAAGGGCAGGACGAGCAGGAGCGTATTCTTGCGGTGTTCTCCGTGTGCGAAGGCGAAGACTCGACATACGGGACCATCACCGATGGCCATTGGTTGAATGACGAACCGTATGTGGCGCTGCACCGCGTGGCATCGGCGGGAGTGGCCAAGGGCGTGTCGCATGACTGCATGGCCTGGGTCACGAAGCGGTACAAGAATGTGCGCGGCGATACCCATGAGCACAACAAGGCGATGCAGCACGTATTCGAGTCGGCGGGCTTCAAACGCTGCGGCATCATTCATCTCACCAATCACAAGGTCGGTGAAGCTGAAAGAATCGCCTATCACTGGGTACTCTAACCGGTATTTCATCTCGATAACCGCTAGTTCCGCGCCTGCAATGCGCCTGTAATGCGCGTGCAATGCGTTTGTGTAGGGACTCGTTTGCGGCTGAGATGCACAACAAGCCGGTAATGCCGGAATTCCAGCACCGATGATATTCGAATACACACGTTCTTCTTGAAAATCCCTACACAGACAGGCGGCAAGTGAGCACCTCGCTCAATTTTTCGCGTTCGGGTGAGTATTGCTTGAAGAAACGCACAGAAGCTTACACAAATTTGACCGTTGTGGTTCACAATGGGGGTTATGACATTGACTGCTGCACCTAAGCTGGAGTTTTCTTCCGAAGCCGGAGAATCGAATTACCTACGCGCCTGCCGTGAATACCCCGGCCAGGCGATAGTCGATTTGGCCGTCATGAAACGCAACATGCAACATCTGGTCGAGGTGTGCGGGGGTGCGAATTCCGGTACGGCGGTTATGGGAGTGGTGAAGGCCGATGCCTACGGGCATGGCTTGGTTCCCTCGGCGCTGGCGGCGCTCGCGGGTGGTGCGACTTGGCTGGGTACTGCGCAGCCCCGTGAGGCGCTGCTCCTGCGAAAAGCTGGAATAGGCTCTGAACGTTGCCATATTCTGACGTGGCTGTACAACGGCAAGGCGGCACTGTTCGAAGACCTCATCTCCGAGGATATTGATATTTCCGTGGGCTCCCTGGCGGGCATCGAGGCGGTCGCCGCAGCCGCTCGCAAGCTTGGGAAACCTGCTCGTGTGCATGTCAAGGTTGATACCGGTTTTGGCCGCAACGGGTTCACTCCGGAAGCCTTTGACGATGCCCTGGGTCTGCTCGGTCGTTTCAAAGCCGAGGGAGCCATCGAGATTATCGGTCAATGGAGCCATCTCGCTGTAGCGGATATGCCCGGACAGCCCGCTTTCGTGGCGTCTACAGACAAGCAGATAGCCAATTTCGAAGAGTTCTCCATGCGTATGAGTCAGGCGGGGCTTTCCCCGCAGATACGGCACTTGGCGAATACGGCGGCAACGCTTACCCGTCCGGCGATTCATTATGACCTGACCAGGCCCGGAATCGGGCTGTATGGTTATGAGCCCGATCCCTCAATGGGCACTCCGTCGAAGTATGCCCTGACGCCCGCCATGAGCCTGCAGGCTCAGCTGGCCACGGTCAAGCATCTTGAAGCCGGTCACGGCATCTCCTACGGTCGTACCTATCTGACGGAGCAGGAGACCAGCGCAGCGGTGATGCCTCTCGGCTATGCGGATGGCATTCACCGTTCGGCCTCCGGTTCGGATATCGAGGGTTCCCTGGGGCAGGAGCATCTTGGCGGACCGGTTCGTGTGATGACCGATGCAGGCCCCAAGTTGGTGCGAGTCTCAGGCCGTGTGTGCATGGACCAGTGTGTGCTCGACCTCCACGGTGACGCCGATACGCTTGGCGTGCACGAGGGTGATACCGTGCTGCTGTTCGGCCCCGGGCGCGGTGAGGAAGCGTGCGAACCGACCGCGGATGACTGGGCTCGTGCGGCAGGAACCATATGCTACGAGATATTCACCTGTCTGCGCAGCCGAATCCCCAGGCTCTACATGCATGCCGAGGCTGTTCTGCCCAGGCAGGACATCGAGAAACTTGCTCCCGAGTCAATTCTGTAACGGCGTATTGGTGCCGCCCGGGCTTCCCATGCTTCGAATCACGCTTCGAACCGGGCTGTCTGCGCTTCGGACCACGCTTCGAACTGTGCTCCGAACCGTGCTTTGAAAGCATGGCTCTGGCTCCGTCATAATGTGCGATGCGTCATAGTCTCTATCGGCGTAATAACTTGCCGCAGGCGAGTGAAGGTGGTGTCATAGCAGTATGAGCGAATACAAAGGAAATGAACCGTCAGAGATTGCCTACACCGCCGTGGCCAATGTCACCGGTGGTCGAAATGGCCATGCCGTAAGTCATGAGCCTGACCTTGAACTTGATTTGGACACTCCTGTCGCCATGGGTGGCAAGGGCAACGGCACCAACCCGGAGCAGTTGTTCGCCATCGGTTGGGGTGCGTGCTTCCAAGGTGCACTCGGCCTTGCGGGCAAGGAGTTGCGAATCGCCGGAAGCAAGCTGGCGAAGAGCAAGGTGCGTGCGCACGTCTCCATCGGCCCTGAAGGCGAGTCATTCGGCATCAAGGCGAAGATTGAGGTCTTCGTTCCCGATGTCGATGATGAGACCGTGGCCAAGCTCGTCGACCGCACTCAGGAACTGTGCCCCTACTCCAAGGCAACTGCGGGAAATGTGCCCACTGAGGTTGTCGTCGTGGATACGGACCCGTTCGAGTAAAGCTTTTGCTGTAACCTTCACCTGACCCCTGTCACGTCTCAACGTGGCGGGGGTTTTGTCGTGCGTGGGTTCATTCTAGGTGTTCCCTTAGTGGTCTCTTCGCATTTTGGCGTGTAAAAACCCGCCTAATACGATAACTGCACTAAAAGGACAGCTTTTCGGAGAAATTATTGCCGCATTGCTGTCCTTTTAGTGCAGTTATCCGCCTTAGTGGCTACTGCGGCCACGGCGGCATCCATCGCCGACATGCCGAAATGTCGTTGCAACGTCGGGCCTGACTGTTCACCGAAACATAACCGTTCGTTAACGAAGATAACTTGTTCCCGGGGAAAAGAAGCGTGGATCGGATATCCATGCTGGAAGGGAACAGGAAAACTCCATGCAAAAACGACATAAGGGACGGTGGAGCGCACTCGTCATCGCGGTGGCGATGCTTCTGCCGACAGCGGGAACTGCGGTAGCGTACGCGGACACTCCGCAATCCTCCAAGGTGCAGGTCGCCTCTCAAATCAGCAAGGGTTCCGGCACGATGCCGGTGTTCATCCAGACGACGAGCAAGAGTGCTCTGTCGGTGAGTGACAACAAAAGCCCATCGGCGTTCAAAGGCGAAGAGGCTCTGCAGGATAAAGCCCAAGACGCGGCAGATAAAGCAAAGCACACCTCAAAAGATGTGCTTGCCGAATTGAAACGCCTCGATCCGAAGGCAACCGAATTGTATTCAACGGCCTATACCGTCCCCGGTATCGCCGTATACGCCGATGCAGCTGCGTTGAACAAGCTGGCTGAGCAATCGGATTCGGTGAGCAAAATCAACCCGATAAGCTTCAAGAAGACTGCGGACAGTGCAGAAAGCACGAAGGATTCCGAGGGCGCAACAGCCGGA
Proteins encoded:
- a CDS encoding RecQ family ATP-dependent DNA helicase, which produces MTPVDQALDALHTYFGYDSFRLGQDRVVDAILTGHDSLAVMPTGAGKSICYQVPATVLPGVTIVISPLVSLMRDQVDALDDAGIAAAFVNSTQSTEEQRAVISQAAQGSLRLLYVAPERLSAPSFRGLCEHLQISMIAVDEAHCVSQWGQDFRPSYLDIGGFIEGFVRRPIVAAFTATATEQVRADIVRMLNLHDPVMTVTGFDRPNLFLDVIRLSTKQKSEWISRYVHEHADDSGIVYCATRKETDAVAQELRREGVTAAAYHAGLQPEERARAQRAFVNDEVQVVAATNAFGMGIDKSNVRFVIHHNMPESIEAYYQEAGRAGRDGEPARCTLLWNESDIVTRRRLLDMGNANDRLSAEESEFVRSHRRRLLGAMIGYCRTADCLHEYILRYFGQQSGDAAADTAINDSAVSVGGVDDTANTGNTGNTSDAMTASGNPSQVETAVNDAPTGCSNCSNCLGTVKSVDVTDIARMVSRCVHDVGQNFGAGMLVRVLRGSQSQDVLKRGLDRCPSYGKLRDTSEAVIRDVINQMSVDDYLLITEGRLPLVKFGNLAVRTVAPDFRYAITSVIRKGDVPASSVLGASDDGHGQRRTRSGAGASTNGGGQNVTLDPADEEMFQTLRELRTKIAREIGKPPYIVFSDKTLRDMAQRRPLDEESMLEVNGVGEHKLELYGQRFIEVIASTK
- a CDS encoding type II toxin-antitoxin system RelB/DinJ family antitoxin: MTNRTISIEDSLNAEATAVLDSIGLNLSMYVKLALRQLVNEGKVPFELKASSRIPTEQTWRRMIEVEAKESGLLSDDAVTFDDPVEAVAELHKASRQA
- a CDS encoding type II toxin-antitoxin system mRNA interferase toxin, RelE/StbE family, whose amino-acid sequence is MKYRIRFDSQFTREYAQLRHDHVQLADELDELIIEELAVNGTVPDAYRPHMLANPGGNYNGHWEFHLSEGAIDVLVLYLPHHSNPIIRLVRIASHDELFQGRIA
- a CDS encoding S-ribosylhomocysteine lyase, whose product is MAKPIVESFELDHTKVKAPYVRLIDVEQGPSGDRISNFDLRLVQPNENAIPTGGLHTIEHMIAVLLRERIPGYIDCSPFGCRTGFHLLAWGEHDTADIAKALKEALDFIANESTWDDVPGTEITSCGNYRDHSLFSAKQWSKDILAEGISSDPFERKVV
- a CDS encoding GNAT family N-acetyltransferase, with protein sequence MSESSSADVPENAVSTETVEPNNLTVPVLLTPSLARLSGKESAVPANQETLANGTRHFRQANDDDFDAIQAIFARARRLMSENGNPSQWGSVYPLTETVKEDLHEHRTMLLVDNEGQDEQERILAVFSVCEGEDSTYGTITDGHWLNDEPYVALHRVASAGVAKGVSHDCMAWVTKRYKNVRGDTHEHNKAMQHVFESAGFKRCGIIHLTNHKVGEAERIAYHWVL
- the alr gene encoding alanine racemase, which encodes MTLTAAPKLEFSSEAGESNYLRACREYPGQAIVDLAVMKRNMQHLVEVCGGANSGTAVMGVVKADAYGHGLVPSALAALAGGATWLGTAQPREALLLRKAGIGSERCHILTWLYNGKAALFEDLISEDIDISVGSLAGIEAVAAAARKLGKPARVHVKVDTGFGRNGFTPEAFDDALGLLGRFKAEGAIEIIGQWSHLAVADMPGQPAFVASTDKQIANFEEFSMRMSQAGLSPQIRHLANTAATLTRPAIHYDLTRPGIGLYGYEPDPSMGTPSKYALTPAMSLQAQLATVKHLEAGHGISYGRTYLTEQETSAAVMPLGYADGIHRSASGSDIEGSLGQEHLGGPVRVMTDAGPKLVRVSGRVCMDQCVLDLHGDADTLGVHEGDTVLLFGPGRGEEACEPTADDWARAAGTICYEIFTCLRSRIPRLYMHAEAVLPRQDIEKLAPESIL
- a CDS encoding Ohr family peroxiredoxin codes for the protein MSEYKGNEPSEIAYTAVANVTGGRNGHAVSHEPDLELDLDTPVAMGGKGNGTNPEQLFAIGWGACFQGALGLAGKELRIAGSKLAKSKVRAHVSIGPEGESFGIKAKIEVFVPDVDDETVAKLVDRTQELCPYSKATAGNVPTEVVVVDTDPFE